From a single Sphingobium sp. genomic region:
- a CDS encoding peptide MFS transporter, with protein MDKTELAVSRQIGSHPKGLYYLFFTEMWERFSFYGMSALLMLYMVKELLLPENSAQVIGLAGLRAFFEFRGPMSDIAFASIIYGWYAGLVYFTPIFGGWVADKLLGAKRTVMIGVVLMSAGHLAMSFYSSFLLALLLLILGSGFLKGNISAQVGALYPQEEESLRSHGYTIFSAGICIGAASGPLVTGLVAQSHGWHAGFAVTAILMLVALAVYAIGQRHLPHDRPAAQKRETAAPLSPTERRRIYVLLFVILLTIPAEIAYPMVWSIGILWVDQYVNLATPMGEMPSSWFAAMDSIGAIIFAPLLVAIWAWQARRESEPPSITKIGIGTALVGFAALLFAYGNMGITEPDSVSAGWAISGWLIMGLAWMYYWPTLLALVSRTAPPAVTSTLMGVAFLSPFVGHTLAGWVGSYFDQMDPATFWAMDAAIALAGAAIILLLRKPLTNGLAAGN; from the coding sequence TTGGACAAGACTGAACTGGCGGTTTCGCGCCAAATAGGCAGCCATCCCAAGGGTCTTTACTACTTGTTCTTCACAGAAATGTGGGAACGTTTTTCCTTTTACGGCATGTCAGCATTATTGATGCTGTACATGGTGAAGGAGCTTCTCCTTCCTGAAAATTCCGCGCAGGTGATCGGGCTTGCCGGGCTTCGCGCCTTCTTCGAGTTTCGCGGACCGATGTCGGACATCGCTTTCGCATCGATCATCTATGGCTGGTATGCCGGGTTGGTCTATTTCACCCCGATTTTCGGCGGCTGGGTCGCCGACAAGCTTCTCGGTGCCAAGCGCACGGTGATGATAGGTGTCGTGTTGATGAGTGCCGGCCATCTGGCGATGTCCTTCTATTCCTCCTTCCTTTTGGCGTTGCTGCTGCTGATCCTCGGCTCTGGCTTCCTCAAGGGGAATATCTCGGCACAGGTCGGCGCGCTGTACCCGCAGGAGGAAGAGTCACTTCGCTCGCACGGCTATACGATTTTTTCTGCCGGGATATGCATCGGCGCGGCAAGCGGACCGCTGGTGACAGGGCTGGTCGCCCAAAGCCATGGCTGGCACGCCGGCTTTGCCGTTACCGCCATATTGATGCTTGTCGCATTGGCCGTCTACGCAATCGGCCAACGCCATCTTCCCCATGACCGGCCGGCAGCGCAAAAGCGCGAAACAGCCGCACCATTATCCCCCACCGAGCGGCGGCGGATCTATGTCCTTCTGTTCGTTATCCTGCTCACCATTCCGGCCGAAATCGCCTATCCAATGGTCTGGAGCATCGGAATTTTGTGGGTTGATCAATATGTGAATCTGGCCACGCCAATGGGCGAAATGCCTTCCAGCTGGTTCGCGGCCATGGACTCAATCGGCGCGATCATCTTTGCACCCCTCTTGGTGGCCATTTGGGCTTGGCAAGCCAGACGGGAAAGCGAACCGCCCAGTATCACCAAGATCGGGATTGGCACTGCACTGGTCGGATTTGCAGCCCTGCTCTTTGCCTATGGTAATATGGGCATAACTGAACCGGATAGCGTATCAGCGGGTTGGGCCATATCCGGATGGCTGATCATGGGGCTGGCATGGATGTATTATTGGCCAACATTACTGGCGCTCGTCAGCCGGACTGCGCCGCCAGCCGTCACGTCAACACTGATGGGCGTCGCGTTTCTGTCGCCCTTTGTCGGGCACACGCTTGCAGGCTGGGTCGGCAGCTATTTTGACCAGATGGACCCGGCAACATTCTGGGCCATGGATGCAGCGATTGCGCTCGCCGGTGCAGCAATCATCCTGCTTTTGCGCAAGCCGCTGACGAACGGATTAGCGGCAGGCAACTAA
- a CDS encoding FAD-dependent oxidoreductase produces MGNPPAMTQIITEPARQIEVIRETDVLVVGSGPGGLAAALASARAGVETTLLERYGCFGGNITQVGVEGFAWYRHPQTIDSEGIGREFEERAKAMGAAMPEPQSISHSLDAEGFKFVADTLVEEAGVIPMLHRMFVAPIMEGDMIKGVIVESKAGREAILAKRVIDATGDADIAYRAGAPTHKHPVDEMMSVSVMFSMCGVNKTRFIEAVKSDPQTYGDWAVGGEWEVITGGKEDEMFSPFLRKPFQKALEAGLIPESVKTMAGTWGTVSDQGDLTYLNMCHLYLDGTDPDALTYGEMAGRKQAMHAIHALQAFMPGCEDAKLRNFGMTLGIRDTRKIDAAYNMTADDVREQGRFEDSIGIFPEFIDGYGYLILPTTGRYFHVPYRSMLPKGVRNLIVTGRVIGGDKVSHAAVRNMMCCAVAGQGAGVAAALSVKSGRDFNDVDLVAVQSELRRQGARIA; encoded by the coding sequence ATGGGAAACCCGCCAGCGATGACGCAAATCATCACCGAACCAGCCCGCCAGATAGAGGTCATCCGTGAAACCGACGTACTCGTCGTCGGTTCTGGACCCGGCGGTCTTGCCGCTGCTCTTGCGTCAGCGCGAGCCGGGGTGGAGACCACGCTCCTCGAGCGCTATGGTTGCTTTGGTGGGAATATCACCCAGGTGGGGGTGGAAGGTTTCGCCTGGTACCGCCATCCGCAAACGATCGATAGTGAAGGCATTGGCCGCGAGTTCGAAGAACGGGCCAAGGCCATGGGCGCGGCGATGCCGGAGCCGCAATCGATCAGTCACAGCCTTGATGCTGAAGGGTTCAAGTTCGTTGCCGATACGCTGGTAGAGGAAGCCGGCGTGATCCCGATGCTGCACCGCATGTTCGTTGCCCCGATCATGGAAGGGGATATGATCAAAGGCGTTATCGTGGAGAGCAAGGCAGGCCGGGAAGCCATTCTGGCCAAGCGTGTAATCGACGCGACTGGCGATGCCGACATTGCCTATCGCGCCGGAGCGCCTACCCACAAGCATCCGGTTGACGAGATGATGTCCGTCTCGGTGATGTTTTCGATGTGCGGGGTAAACAAGACGCGCTTCATCGAAGCGGTGAAGTCCGATCCGCAAACCTATGGTGATTGGGCCGTGGGCGGTGAATGGGAAGTGATTACCGGCGGCAAGGAGGATGAGATGTTCTCTCCCTTTCTGCGCAAACCTTTTCAAAAGGCGCTGGAGGCCGGGCTGATCCCCGAAAGCGTCAAGACCATGGCGGGTACTTGGGGCACGGTTTCCGATCAGGGCGACCTCACCTATCTCAACATGTGCCATCTCTATCTCGACGGTACGGATCCGGATGCGCTGACATATGGCGAAATGGCAGGTCGCAAACAGGCGATGCATGCGATCCACGCGCTGCAGGCCTTCATGCCCGGCTGCGAAGACGCCAAACTGCGCAATTTCGGAATGACGCTGGGCATCCGCGATACCCGCAAGATCGACGCGGCCTACAACATGACCGCCGACGATGTGAGGGAACAGGGGCGCTTTGAAGACAGTATTGGCATTTTTCCGGAATTCATCGACGGCTATGGCTATCTGATCCTGCCGACCACGGGCCGCTATTTCCATGTGCCTTATCGTTCAATGCTGCCCAAAGGGGTGAGAAACCTGATCGTTACAGGGCGTGTGATCGGCGGCGACAAGGTCAGCCATGCAGCCGTGCGCAACATGATGTGCTGCGCGGTGGCAGGACAGGGCGCGGGCGTGGCGGCTGCGCTTTCGGTAAAGTCAGGACGCGACTTTAACGACGTCGATCTGGTTGCTGTGCAAAGCGAATTGCGACGGCAGGGCGCGCGCATCGCCTGA
- the betA gene encoding choline dehydrogenase, translated as MADTGSCDYIIVGAGSAGCVLADRLSADGQHKVVLLEYGGSDRSVFIQMPAALAYPMNTKRWNWGYESEPEPHLNGRRLNCPRGKGLGGSSSINGLVYVRGNALDFERWKDDEGAQGWGYADVLPYFKRAEGRAEGGDHYRGEDGPLSTSYGSLKNPLHQAWFDAAQQAGYELTEDYNGFRQEGFGRMDMTTRDGTRCSTAKAYLYGARKRSNLRVIEKALATRILFEGKRAVGVEYERSGQRHQIRATREVILSGGPINSVQLLKISGIGPAEELRQHGIKLIADRPGVGANLQDHLEFYFQMACTQPITLYGKANLLGKAMVGAQWLLLRSGEGASNQFESCGFIRSRAGIKYPDIQYHFFPMAINYDGSSLASEHGFQAHVGPMRSKSRGTVTLRSADPHDKPKIQFNYMSHPDDWAEMRACVRLTREIFQQPAFAPYRGREIKPGAECVTDEQIDAFIAEHVESALHPSCTCKMGDASDPMAVVDPELRVIGVQGLRVVDSSVMPSITTGNLNAPTIMIGEKAADHILGKPLLPPSNAPYYVAPEWETRQR; from the coding sequence ATGGCTGATACTGGCAGCTGCGATTATATCATCGTCGGCGCCGGTTCTGCAGGGTGTGTTCTGGCCGACAGGCTGAGCGCGGACGGGCAGCATAAGGTCGTCCTCCTCGAATATGGCGGAAGTGATCGATCGGTTTTTATTCAGATGCCTGCGGCACTGGCCTATCCGATGAACACAAAGCGTTGGAATTGGGGTTATGAAAGCGAGCCCGAGCCGCATCTGAACGGCCGCCGATTAAACTGCCCGCGCGGCAAAGGATTGGGTGGTTCGTCCTCGATCAACGGGCTGGTCTATGTCCGTGGCAATGCGCTCGATTTTGAACGCTGGAAGGATGATGAGGGGGCGCAGGGTTGGGGTTATGCCGATGTCCTGCCCTATTTCAAACGCGCCGAGGGCAGGGCTGAGGGCGGCGATCATTATCGCGGCGAAGATGGGCCGCTTTCGACCAGCTATGGCTCACTCAAAAATCCACTGCACCAGGCATGGTTCGATGCGGCACAGCAAGCCGGATATGAACTAACCGAAGACTATAACGGATTCCGGCAAGAGGGTTTTGGCCGGATGGATATGACCACACGAGACGGCACGCGCTGCTCGACCGCCAAAGCCTATCTCTATGGTGCGCGCAAACGGTCCAATCTGCGCGTCATCGAAAAAGCGCTGGCAACGCGCATCCTTTTTGAAGGGAAGCGTGCGGTTGGCGTTGAATATGAACGCAGCGGCCAGCGGCATCAGATTCGCGCAACCCGCGAAGTCATTCTGTCCGGTGGTCCGATCAATTCCGTACAGTTGCTCAAGATTTCGGGCATTGGTCCGGCAGAGGAGTTGCGTCAGCACGGTATCAAGCTGATCGCTGACCGTCCGGGTGTCGGCGCAAATCTGCAGGACCATCTTGAATTCTATTTTCAAATGGCCTGCACTCAGCCGATCACGCTGTATGGCAAGGCAAACCTTCTCGGCAAGGCGATGGTGGGCGCGCAATGGCTGTTGCTGCGGTCGGGCGAAGGTGCGTCCAACCAGTTTGAAAGCTGCGGATTTATCCGCAGCCGCGCCGGGATCAAATATCCCGACATCCAATATCATTTCTTCCCGATGGCGATCAATTATGATGGCTCGTCACTCGCTAGCGAGCATGGCTTTCAGGCGCATGTCGGACCGATGAGATCCAAAAGCCGGGGAACGGTGACGTTACGCAGCGCCGACCCGCATGATAAACCCAAAATTCAATTCAACTATATGAGCCACCCTGACGACTGGGCAGAGATGCGGGCCTGCGTCCGCCTCACGCGGGAGATATTCCAGCAGCCAGCCTTCGCGCCCTATCGCGGTCGCGAAATCAAGCCCGGCGCCGAATGCGTGACCGATGAACAGATCGATGCCTTTATTGCAGAGCATGTTGAAAGCGCCCTCCATCCCAGTTGCACCTGCAAGATGGGAGATGCGAGCGATCCGATGGCGGTGGTCGATCCGGAGTTGCGCGTGATCGGTGTGCAGGGGCTGCGCGTCGTTGATAGTTCGGTCATGCCCTCGATCACTACGGGCAATCTTAACGCGCCGACGATCATGATCGGTGAAAAAGCTGCAGATCACATCCTCGGCAAGCCGCTGCTGCCGCCCTCAAACGCGCCCTATTATGTCGCGCCTGAATGGGAAACCCGCCAGCGATGA
- a CDS encoding BCCT family transporter yields the protein MTDWARKIDLGRYGQSNRTWLGMTVNPAVFFPIALISLSVILFSVIAPQSSADLFSWLRASAVSQFNWFLLTVGNLVLLFCIVVALSPLGKIRLGGKDAAPEYSRMAWFSMLFGAGMGIGLVFYGVGEPVTHFTSSLAGGPAAPLGGAAGDIDGARTMAMAATVYNWALHPWAIYAIVGLALAVFSFDFKMPLSLRSAFYPLIGARVWGRAGDVIDVLAVFATLFGLASSLGLGASQAMAGITYLYGIPNSTLAIIALIAIMALVTFFSVRGGIDKGIRFLSEVNMWVALGLIIFLLATGATLVLLGDIYRNLVAYIQLLPAFSNVFGRNDTGFYNDWTAYYWTWWISWSPFVGLFMARISIGRTVREFLAGALIAPTLLCVLWLTVFGDGSIAQIVSGKLPDLAKAPLDTQLFLLLGSLPWANITSFVAICLILIFFITGWDSGTLVIDTMTSGGRTDTPLRQKVFWLFAVGGIAVVLLVSGGLISLQAAAIASGLPLAFVLLLICVGTLKGLLALHRVGQDG from the coding sequence ATGACTGACTGGGCGAGAAAAATTGATCTGGGGCGCTATGGTCAATCAAACCGCACCTGGTTGGGGATGACGGTCAATCCTGCCGTATTCTTTCCGATTGCCCTGATTTCGCTCTCCGTCATCCTGTTCAGCGTTATCGCGCCGCAGTCTTCGGCCGATCTGTTTTCTTGGTTGCGTGCATCGGCGGTATCGCAGTTCAACTGGTTTTTGTTGACGGTTGGAAATCTTGTTCTTCTGTTTTGCATCGTCGTTGCGCTTTCACCGCTTGGGAAAATCCGGCTTGGGGGCAAAGATGCAGCGCCGGAATATTCCCGGATGGCTTGGTTTTCGATGCTTTTCGGGGCGGGCATGGGCATCGGGCTCGTTTTTTACGGCGTCGGTGAACCGGTCACGCATTTCACCTCTTCATTGGCCGGTGGCCCGGCCGCACCTCTGGGTGGTGCTGCCGGCGACATTGATGGTGCACGGACCATGGCAATGGCTGCAACGGTCTATAATTGGGCACTCCATCCTTGGGCGATTTACGCCATTGTAGGCTTGGCGCTCGCTGTCTTTTCCTTTGATTTCAAGATGCCCTTGTCGCTTCGCTCGGCCTTTTATCCTTTGATCGGCGCACGGGTTTGGGGACGTGCGGGCGATGTTATTGACGTGCTTGCAGTGTTCGCCACACTCTTCGGTCTCGCTTCGTCACTGGGGTTGGGCGCGAGCCAAGCGATGGCGGGTATTACCTATCTCTATGGCATTCCCAACTCGACGCTGGCGATTATCGCATTGATTGCGATCATGGCCTTGGTGACATTTTTCTCGGTACGCGGCGGAATTGACAAAGGCATTCGTTTTCTGAGCGAAGTCAATATGTGGGTCGCCCTTGGCCTTATCATCTTTTTGCTGGCGACGGGTGCAACCTTGGTGCTGCTCGGCGATATCTACCGGAACCTTGTTGCCTATATTCAGTTGCTGCCGGCCTTCTCCAATGTCTTTGGTCGTAATGATACAGGCTTTTATAATGACTGGACCGCCTATTATTGGACTTGGTGGATCAGCTGGTCTCCCTTTGTCGGACTGTTCATGGCGCGCATCTCGATTGGCCGCACCGTGCGCGAATTTTTGGCGGGGGCGTTAATCGCGCCGACACTGCTGTGCGTCCTGTGGCTAACGGTTTTCGGGGATGGAAGCATCGCGCAGATCGTGTCGGGTAAGCTACCCGATTTGGCCAAGGCGCCGCTTGATACACAATTATTCCTGCTTCTGGGATCGTTGCCATGGGCAAATATCACGTCCTTCGTTGCGATCTGCCTGATCCTGATTTTCTTCATCACGGGCTGGGATTCGGGCACGTTGGTCATTGATACTATGACATCGGGCGGCCGCACGGATACCCCGCTGCGGCAAAAGGTTTTCTGGCTTTTCGCCGTCGGGGGTATCGCGGTGGTGCTGCTGGTATCTGGCGGACTGATTTCCTTGCAGGCGGCGGCGATTGCCTCTGGATTGCCGCTAGCCTTTGTTTTGTTACTGATATGTGTTGGCACGCTTAAGGGGCTGTTGGCACTCCATCGCGTTGGCCAAGATGGCTGA
- a CDS encoding sarcosine oxidase subunit gamma family protein, with product MSDLLTRTEPVPTEPFVTADVKISLAPPMARYSLRARQVQALETLLGVNMPKKIGATEGGIICLGPDEWLLRGGAGMKLADGSGLPVAITDVSERSICITIEGAAAAALLMAGCPLDLEQFAVGRATRTIFETVEIVIVRETENRFQVEVWRSFADWLWTALTTAASH from the coding sequence ATGTCTGATCTTTTGACCCGCACTGAACCGGTGCCGACAGAGCCGTTCGTCACAGCGGATGTGAAAATTAGTCTTGCCCCGCCTATGGCGCGATATTCGCTTCGCGCGCGGCAGGTACAGGCGCTGGAAACCTTGCTCGGTGTGAACATGCCGAAAAAGATTGGCGCGACTGAAGGCGGCATCATCTGCCTTGGTCCGGATGAATGGCTGTTGCGCGGGGGTGCGGGAATGAAGCTTGCCGACGGCAGCGGATTGCCAGTCGCAATCACTGACGTCAGCGAACGGTCTATCTGCATCACGATTGAAGGCGCCGCCGCTGCGGCCTTGCTGATGGCCGGTTGCCCGCTTGATCTTGAACAGTTCGCAGTCGGCAGGGCGACGCGGACGATTTTTGAGACGGTGGAAATCGTCATCGTCCGCGAGACAGAAAACCGTTTCCAGGTCGAAGTCTGGCGCAGCTTTGCTGATTGGCTCTGGACGGCGCTAACAACTGCTGCAAGCCATTGA
- a CDS encoding glycine cleavage T C-terminal barrel domain-containing protein, translated as MSGYRLTNGGRIDRSQPRQFSFDGKSYSGFAGDTLASALLASGETLFGRSFKYHRPRGLLAAGSEEPNALISVDRGPGRFTPNLRATNVEVHHGLSAVSQNRWPSLKTDLGAINDRLGMFFPAGFYNKTFMWPRSFWDKLYEPAIRRIAGLGDAPTEEDPDTYSATYAHTDILIIGAGPAGIDAALEAASTNKRVMLIDEQSEAGGGALADPSLWAWLERSMKALKEATNVTILTRTTAFGYFHDNFIGAVERLTDHLPDAGDTPREKLWRIRAGEVILAQGAIERPLVFEGNDTPGVMLSSAAKVFANRYGVAVGKSVALMAVHDSGWHDVFALAKAGAGIAAIIDVRADVDPSLIKAAAELDIRVELGAAVIGVAGRHSVKSIEVASTSGSNRQKIACDALLMAGGWTPSVHLWSHSKGTLKWRDDLGAYVPDQPNENVRCVGACAGAWNFGDGEVIDMLPTPKDPARIKAFVDFQNDVTAKDIHLAVREGFRSIEHIKRYTTNGMATDQGKTSNLNGLQIASSALAKPVVDIGLTTFRPPYTPQTFGALAGHAKGPLFQATRTTNIDRWAEENGAVFELVAQWRRARYFPQAGEDMHAAVNRECVAVRNNVGIFDASTLGKIEVVGPDAAEFLNRMYTNPWKALEPGRCRYGLLLKEDGFITDDGVSARLATDRFHLTTTTGGAARVLNMMEDYLQTEWPDLNVWLTSTTEQYAVIALQGPMARKLLEPLVEGIDLSAEAFPHMAIREGTICGIPTRLFRVSFTGELGFEINVPTAYGRALWERLMAEGAQYGITPYGTEAMHVLRAEKGFIIVGQDTDGTVTPQDAGLDWAVGKKKPDFVGKRSLARPDIVAGGRKQLVGLLTEDPNIVLEEGAQIVADPKQAIPMTMIGHVTSSYWSEALGRSVALALVAGGRDKMGETLYIPMPDKTYKAKVSTMVFYDPEGARLNV; from the coding sequence ATGAGTGGCTATCGCTTGACTAATGGCGGACGGATAGACCGGAGCCAGCCGCGCCAATTTAGTTTCGATGGCAAGAGCTATTCGGGTTTTGCAGGCGATACGCTGGCATCGGCGCTGCTTGCCAGCGGCGAGACGCTCTTTGGCCGGTCGTTCAAATATCATCGCCCTCGCGGTCTTTTAGCTGCAGGCAGTGAAGAGCCCAATGCGCTCATTTCTGTCGATCGGGGCCCCGGTAGATTCACCCCCAATCTGCGCGCCACCAATGTCGAAGTGCATCATGGTCTTTCCGCCGTGAGCCAGAACCGCTGGCCTTCGCTCAAGACCGATCTGGGCGCGATCAATGACAGGTTGGGGATGTTCTTCCCTGCAGGTTTTTACAACAAGACCTTCATGTGGCCGCGTTCTTTTTGGGACAAGCTTTATGAACCTGCGATCCGGCGCATTGCGGGGCTTGGCGATGCCCCGACCGAAGAGGATCCGGATACCTATTCTGCGACCTATGCACATACCGATATTTTGATCATCGGTGCCGGGCCTGCCGGCATTGATGCTGCGCTCGAAGCTGCGTCGACCAACAAGCGGGTCATGCTTATTGACGAGCAGAGTGAAGCAGGGGGCGGCGCCCTGGCTGACCCGTCGCTTTGGGCGTGGTTGGAGCGCAGCATGAAAGCGCTGAAGGAAGCGACCAATGTCACCATCCTGACCCGGACCACCGCTTTCGGCTATTTTCATGACAATTTCATTGGCGCGGTTGAAAGGCTGACCGATCATCTGCCCGACGCGGGTGATACGCCGCGCGAAAAGTTGTGGCGGATAAGAGCAGGCGAAGTGATCCTGGCTCAAGGTGCGATTGAGCGGCCCTTGGTGTTCGAAGGCAATGACACGCCCGGCGTGATGCTTTCCTCTGCCGCCAAAGTATTCGCCAACCGTTATGGCGTTGCGGTCGGCAAATCCGTCGCATTAATGGCTGTGCATGACAGTGGCTGGCATGATGTCTTCGCGTTGGCAAAAGCCGGCGCAGGGATCGCGGCAATCATCGATGTGCGGGCCGACGTCGATCCATCGTTGATCAAGGCTGCTGCAGAACTCGATATTCGGGTAGAGCTTGGCGCTGCCGTGATCGGCGTTGCCGGACGCCATTCTGTTAAAAGCATTGAGGTTGCATCTACCTCTGGTTCCAATCGACAGAAAATCGCCTGTGACGCGCTGCTGATGGCAGGCGGCTGGACGCCAAGCGTGCATCTCTGGTCGCACAGCAAGGGCACGCTGAAATGGCGCGATGATTTGGGTGCCTATGTGCCCGATCAGCCCAATGAAAATGTTCGCTGCGTCGGGGCTTGCGCAGGGGCTTGGAATTTCGGCGATGGCGAAGTGATCGATATGTTGCCGACCCCGAAAGACCCGGCACGGATCAAGGCCTTTGTTGACTTCCAGAATGATGTGACCGCCAAGGATATTCATCTTGCCGTGCGCGAAGGGTTCCGCTCGATTGAGCATATCAAGCGCTACACCACCAATGGCATGGCGACCGATCAGGGCAAGACATCCAATCTCAACGGCCTGCAGATTGCATCTTCGGCACTGGCAAAGCCCGTGGTCGATATTGGTCTTACCACCTTTCGTCCGCCCTATACGCCACAGACCTTTGGGGCGTTGGCGGGTCATGCGAAGGGGCCGCTGTTTCAGGCAACGCGCACAACCAATATCGATCGCTGGGCGGAAGAAAATGGCGCAGTCTTCGAACTGGTCGCGCAGTGGCGGCGCGCCCGATACTTTCCGCAAGCCGGCGAGGATATGCACGCAGCGGTAAACCGCGAGTGCGTTGCGGTGCGCAACAATGTGGGAATTTTCGATGCCTCGACCTTGGGCAAGATCGAAGTGGTCGGGCCCGATGCGGCCGAGTTTCTCAACCGCATGTACACCAACCCCTGGAAGGCTCTTGAACCCGGGCGATGCCGCTATGGGCTTTTGCTCAAAGAGGATGGTTTCATCACGGATGACGGCGTGTCGGCGCGCCTGGCCACTGACCGCTTCCACCTGACCACGACAACGGGCGGCGCGGCGCGGGTGCTCAACATGATGGAGGATTATCTCCAGACCGAATGGCCCGACCTGAATGTCTGGCTGACCAGTACGACCGAGCAATATGCGGTAATCGCTTTGCAAGGGCCGATGGCGCGCAAGCTGTTGGAGCCGCTGGTGGAGGGAATTGATCTTTCCGCCGAAGCTTTCCCGCATATGGCGATCCGCGAAGGAACGATCTGCGGAATACCGACCCGCCTGTTCCGCGTGAGCTTCACCGGGGAATTGGGTTTCGAAATCAATGTGCCTACCGCCTATGGCCGCGCGCTATGGGAACGGTTGATGGCCGAAGGCGCACAATATGGCATCACGCCCTATGGCACCGAGGCGATGCATGTGCTGCGCGCGGAAAAAGGCTTCATCATTGTCGGGCAAGATACCGATGGCACGGTGACGCCGCAGGACGCAGGCCTCGATTGGGCAGTGGGCAAGAAAAAGCCGGATTTCGTCGGCAAGCGCTCCCTCGCCCGTCCTGATATCGTTGCTGGCGGACGCAAGCAGCTTGTTGGGCTGTTGACTGAAGATCCGAACATCGTTCTGGAGGAAGGCGCACAAATTGTAGCCGATCCCAAACAGGCAATCCCGATGACAATGATCGGCCATGTCACCTCATCCTATTGGAGCGAGGCTCTGGGACGGTCGGTTGCGCTTGCGCTTGTGGCGGGCGGGCGCGACAAAATGGGCGAGACGCTTTACATCCCGATGCCGGACAAAACATATAAGGCTAAGGTCAGCACAATGGTCTTTTATGATCCTGAAGGAGCGCGGCTCAATGTCTGA
- a CDS encoding sarcosine oxidase subunit delta yields the protein MILIHCPYCDEKRAEIEFAYAGEAHIARPVDPSTYSDEEWERYLFIRANPRGRHHERWRHTHGCGRFFNAVRDTVTDKFETTYKAGEPRR from the coding sequence ATGATCCTGATCCATTGCCCCTATTGCGACGAAAAGCGCGCCGAGATTGAGTTCGCTTATGCTGGCGAAGCGCATATCGCCCGTCCCGTTGATCCCTCCACATACAGCGATGAGGAGTGGGAGCGCTATCTGTTCATCCGCGCCAATCCGCGCGGCCGACATCATGAACGCTGGCGGCACACCCATGGCTGCGGACGCTTTTTCAATGCTGTGCGTGACACAGTGACGGACAAGTTTGAAACCACCTATAAAGCAGGGGAGCCACGCCGATGA
- a CDS encoding sarcosine oxidase subunit beta family protein: MTRFSAFSLFAKALGGHQSWPEQWPDAAPKPAYDAIIVGGGGHGLGAAYYLAKKYGITNVAVLEKGWIGGGNTGRNTTIIRSNYLYDESAHLYDHAVKLWDGLSQELNYNTMYSKRGVMMLAHNVHDIQSFKRHIHANRLNGVDNEWLTPEQAKAYCPALNISPDSRYPVLGAALQRRGGTARHDTVAWGYARAAAALGVDIIQNCAVTGIRRDANGAVEGVETTRGYIACKRVGVSAAGNTSVIMQMAGLDFPLESYPLQALVSEPVKPTFPCVVMSNTVHAYMSQSDKGELVIGAGTDQYVSYSQRGALHIVEHTLAAICEIFPIYRRMRMLRTWGGIVDVTPDRSPVLGKTPVKGLYVNCGWGTGGFKATPGAGDLLAYTMAKDEPHPINAPFNLDRFRNGRLIDEAAAAAVAH; the protein is encoded by the coding sequence GTGACCCGTTTCAGCGCTTTCAGCCTTTTCGCCAAAGCCCTTGGCGGCCATCAAAGCTGGCCCGAACAATGGCCAGACGCCGCCCCCAAACCCGCTTATGACGCGATCATCGTCGGCGGCGGCGGCCATGGCCTGGGGGCTGCCTATTATCTTGCAAAGAAATACGGGATCACCAATGTGGCCGTTTTGGAAAAAGGCTGGATTGGCGGTGGCAATACCGGGCGCAACACCACCATCATCCGGTCCAATTACCTTTATGATGAAAGCGCGCATCTTTACGACCATGCCGTCAAGCTCTGGGATGGCTTGAGCCAGGAACTGAATTACAACACCATGTATTCAAAGCGCGGTGTGATGATGCTCGCGCATAATGTGCATGATATCCAGAGCTTCAAACGCCATATCCACGCAAATCGGCTTAATGGTGTCGATAATGAATGGCTGACCCCGGAACAGGCCAAGGCCTATTGCCCCGCGCTCAATATCTCACCCGATTCGCGCTATCCTGTTCTTGGTGCGGCCCTGCAGCGCCGCGGCGGCACGGCGCGGCATGATACGGTCGCATGGGGCTATGCCCGTGCAGCGGCAGCCTTGGGCGTTGACATCATCCAGAATTGCGCGGTCACCGGTATCCGCCGCGACGCGAATGGCGCGGTCGAAGGCGTGGAAACCACGCGCGGCTACATCGCTTGCAAGCGAGTTGGCGTGTCGGCAGCTGGCAACACATCGGTGATCATGCAGATGGCGGGCCTCGATTTCCCGCTGGAAAGCTATCCGCTGCAGGCATTGGTATCCGAACCCGTCAAGCCGACCTTTCCCTGCGTCGTCATGTCGAACACCGTGCATGCTTATATGAGCCAGTCCGACAAGGGCGAGCTGGTGATTGGCGCGGGTACCGATCAATATGTCAGCTACTCGCAACGCGGTGCGCTGCATATTGTCGAACATACGTTGGCGGCGATTTGCGAAATATTCCCGATCTACCGCCGGATGCGCATGCTGCGCACATGGGGCGGTATTGTTGATGTGACACCGGATCGTTCGCCGGTCCTCGGCAAGACCCCTGTCAAAGGACTCTATGTCAATTGCGGCTGGGGAACGGGAGGCTTTAAGGCAACACCGGGGGCAGGCGATTTGCTCGCATATACGATGGCCAAGGATGAACCCCATCCAATCAACGCACCCTTCAATCTTGATCGCTTCCGCAACGGGCGGTTGATTGACGAAGCGGCAGCTGCAGCGGTGGCCCACTGA